A stretch of the Aphis gossypii isolate Hap1 chromosome 2, ASM2018417v2, whole genome shotgun sequence genome encodes the following:
- the LOC114119787 gene encoding putative autophagy-related protein 11, which translates to MDESSDTQKVKNEEISEIYKIFKEIYLKAPPILKDLSDNSVEIDYTESVQEQIDFNKIDKKFKNGEYGSITDAIKDIRTVFLNCYSFYGTRSDHTKKSLEIEELLEEKISHLDKDYKSLANVNLTFNLLNIERKLNSKLRYPKDCYDSVLLRSVAHCRPERLQKYHKILSTTLTTDEDNAHILEKILCWENEVYFNDIFHRYISSMWELPEIGNFVAILFKKLDLDIVNQGEIERMFLMPKESTTMGKIMTTLLMPVKKTKFVGQIMPYKIWSEKLSKRVSDWCRVYHAKKKNKVIVMNSLGIHPDFWAIVNEKNPLVERDYCELSYFMKVWLVKGLCDYVTIKYKTINDIITNCNERQCTIWKNDLETEEYFFFESMPDLRIYYYNIPYDEPSLEFLESVKTEKEIVEVENNLPMNGFSGSFCTIKKEKHFKLIADSVEGLRAFLYELDMEGTFVPDNLISALESFITKIELEEYNLIVLNNDSKIKLFKDCESYPDRIQKDEDNISLWEEKDSKSIFQAQNEEIILEKRQRKLIVQQNVDEFYETDEYISENDLILSDFSDSEDEWGAINQPKNKVKQPLQTHSKLLELEKRLCEKGEMPNHNIKNLLDTYQSDEYNEHNKTLVCSKNKNNKSLLEEKDSKPIIKAPSKEISLQKRSSKLVVRKNDETDKYYGSEEYNMSENDVESMSDFVDSEDEWGAINQSKNKVKQTLQTPKLAESEKLLRVEDKVPKHSKIKVFDTNKKDKSIKSVELLETQNKVKCINNNTNKIVKDHNKRLINSKNIVNNCNYEEVVLIDSDKEENEKPPDSLKPVEIINLDEDMQNDCEIINDDSETSISTRSTENKNSITNEQDNYKQIESAVISIEDEQIIISDDEDDVQFLSMTVTHKSSPSKIKNPCNSKTNLNKSYNSISTNRQITPTNHNIPQVTSSIIQKLSHNVTIMPANVHVPKGIEVTMVKTPPKKINSHFNSVKRRSDLSNGYLPSNPSIINVKCEIISKPDLNGEVKFYIRLPNGKEHPGPNELINQYLKQHNNQLPDYWLVPLPVEVAKQYGIS; encoded by the exons ATGGACGAGTCAAGCGATAcccaaaaagtaaaaaatgaagaaatatcagaaatttacaa aatatttaaagaaatatatttgaaagcaCCTCCTATTTTAAAGGATCTATCAGACAATTCTGTAGAAATTGATTATACAGAATCCGTACAAGAACAAATAGAtttcaataaaa ttgataaaaaatttaaaaatggagaATACGGCTCAATTACTGACGCAATAAAAGATATAAGGacggtatttttaaattgttattcattttatggTACTAGAAGTGATCAtactaaaaaatcattagaaaTCGAAGAATtattagaagaaaaaattagTCATCTTgacaa agattATAAATCATTGGCTAATGTTAATCTTACATTCAATTTACTAAACATAGAAAGAAAACTTAATTCTAAATTGAGATATCCAAAAG atTGTTATGATTCAGTATTATTAAGAAGTGTTGCACATTGTCGCCCTGAACGATTACAaaagtatcataaaatattgtctacCACTCTTACCACTGATGAAGATAATGcacatattttagaaaaaatattgtgttgggaaaatgaagtttattttaatgatatatttcatCGATATATCAGCTCAATGTGGGag CTACCAGAAATAGGTAATTTTGtggctattttatttaaaaaacttgatCTTGATATTGTTAACCAAGGAGAAATTGAAAGAATGTTTTTAATGCCTAAAGAATCTACGACTATGGGTAAAATCATGACAACTCTTTTAATGCCagtcaaaaaaacaaaatttgttgGTCAAATAATGCCATATAAGATTTGGTCTGAAAAACTTTCAAAAAGAGTATCAGACTGGTGTAGAGTATAccatgcaaaaaaaaaaaataaagttatt GTAATGAATTCACTAGGTATTCATCCAGACTTTTGGGCTAttgtgaatgaaaaaaatcctTTAGTTGAAAGAGACTATTGTGAACtctcatattttatgaaagttTGGCTTGTAAAAGGACTTTGTGATTATGTTACT attaaatataaaactataaatgatattattacaaattgtaatGAAAGACAATGCACTATATGGAAAAATGATTTAGAAACCGaagaatatttcttttttgagTCAATGCCAGATTtaaggatatattattataacattccaTATGatgaa ccAAGTCTTGAATTTCTTGAATCTGTAAAAACTGAGAAAGAAATAgttgaagttgaaaataatCTACCTATGAATG GTTTTTCTGGGAgtttttgtacaattaaaaaagaaaaacattttaagctAATTGCTGATTCGGTAGAAGGTCTCCGAGCTTTTCTTTATGAATTGGATATGGAAGGAACATTTGTACCTGACAATTTGATAAGCGCTTTAGAgagttttattacaaaaattgaattggaagaatataatttaattgtcttGAACAatgattctaaaataaaattatttaaagactGTGAATCATATCCAGATAGAATTCAAAAAGATGAAGATAATATATCACTTTGGGAAGAAAAAgattcaaaatcaatatttcaag cTCAAAATGAAGAAATTATTCTTGAGAAACgtcaaagaaaattaattgtacaGCAGAATGTTGATGAATTTTATGAAACTGATGAATATATTAGTGAAAATGATTTAATCTTATCTGATTTTTCTGATTCTGAAGATGAATGGGGTGCTATAAATCAAcccaaaaataaagttaagcAACCGCTGCAAACTCACTCTAAACTTCTTGAACTAGAAAAGCGATTATGTGAAAAAGGGGAAATgccaaatcataatattaaaaatctgttAGATACTTATCAGAGTGATGAAtataatgaacataataaaacattggtttgttcaaaaaataaaaataataaatcactttTGGAAGAGAAAGATTCAAAGCCAATAATAAAag ctcCGAGTAAAGAAATCAGTTTACAGAAACGCTCAAGTAAATTAGTTGTaagaaaaaatgatgaaaCTGATAAGTATTATGGATctgaagaatataatatgagtgaAAATGATGTTGAATCCATGTCTGATTTTGTTGATTCTGAAGACGAATGGGGTGCTATAAaccaatctaaaaataaagtcaAACAAACACTGCAAACACCTAAACTTGCTGAATCAGAAAAGCTATTGAGAGTAGAAGATAAAGTACCAAAACACAGTAAAATTAAGGTGTttgatactaataaaaaagataaatctaTCAAATCAGTTGAATTATTAGAAActcaaaataaagtaaaatgtattaataataatactaataaaattgttaaagatCATAATAAAAGATTGATTAATTCCAAAAacatagttaataattgtaattatgaaGAAGTTGTATTGATTGATAGTGATAAAGAAGAAAACGAAAAACCACCTGATAGCTTAAAACCagtagaaattataaacttagatGAAGATATGCAAAATGattgtgaaattattaatgatgattCAGAAACATCAATCTCTACCCGTagtactgaaaataaaaatagtataaccaATGAACAAGATAACTATAAACAAATAGAATCTGCTGTTATTTCAATTGAAgatgaacaaattattattagtgatgATGAAGATGATGTTCAATTTCTTTCAATGACTGTAACACACAAGAGTTCaccttcaaaaattaaaaatccttgtaattctaaaacaaatttaaataaatcatacaacTCTATTTCTACAAATAGGCAAATAACACCtactaatcataatatacctcAAGTTACATCATCTATCATACAAAAACTTTCACATAACGTTACTATTATGCCAGCAAATGTTCATGTACCAAAAGGTATTGAAGTCACTATGGTTAAAACACCaccaaagaaaataaattctcATTTCAATTCTGTCAAAAGAAGGTCAGACCTGTCAAATGGCTATCTACCAAGTAACCcttcaataattaatgtgaaatgtgaaattatttcaaagcCAGATTTAAATGGTGaagttaagttttatattagacTACCCAATGGAAAAGAACATCCTGGTCCTAATGAGCTTATCAATCAATACCTTAAACAGCACAATAACCAATTGCCTGACTATTGGTTGGTACCTTTACCAGTAGAAGTTGCTAAACAATATGGTATTAGctaa
- the LOC114119827 gene encoding pickpocket protein 28-like gives MKPKSKNKKIGNRWKRMLNDYSQNTTLHGLRYAGNNELSASERCFWIISFGLAVITAIYFIVNLVHKWQDMPVIISLSPKATQLTSIPFPAITICNMNNARKSVARTILETSSKFNSNIDRRLLSDFCDEDPLLMDSAIDNYTGDWDSLKKFMIKVSQPCHDMIVSCQWANNHKVCSELFNPSLTDEGICCSFNKVKPDYIFRNPKDLSDLNITFPNPSANWTPENGYPPNTPAEYIPWRPWGAGNHLGLTLVLDAEIEEYYCSSEVSYGFKVMLHSPVETPKISSFGSLISPGRETSIEINPTVGMATPALADIKKEKRQCVYSAEKQLRFYKTYTQRNCILECEANFTLMFCQCVMYYMPKDSFSRICGKKDEACSDKAKLAIELRYSSPLTNMTQLLNGTYLPNCTCLPGCYWIGYNKVHSSSPLANSYKIKPIYLAGKTSSYFKKNMAVIHFFFEETQFTGFMKGELFGFTEFLSNTGGLLGLFMGFSFLSAVEVIYFISLRLWCAIPNKKKVSDQKNNQKNIS, from the exons ATGAAACctaaatctaaaaacaaaaaaatcggtAATAGATGGAAAAGAATGTTGAACGATTATTCACAGAATACAACTTTACATGGACTTAGATATGCCGGTAATAATGAACTAAGCGCTAGTGAAag ATGTTTTTGGATAATATCTTTTGGATTAGCAGTTATCACAGCAATTTACTTTATTGTGAACTTGGTCCATAAATGGCAAGACATGCCTGTAATTATAAGTCTATCACCAAAAGCAACTCAGCTTACAAGCATACCATTTCCCGCCATTACCATCTGTAACATGAACAACGCAAGAAAATCTGTTGCTCGAACCATTTTAGAAAC atcCTCAAAATTTAATAGCAATATCGACCGCCGCTTGTTAAGTGATTTCTGTGACGAAGATCCATTATTAATGGATTCGGCCATTGACAATTACACAGGCGACTGggattcattaaaaaaatttatgattaaagtATCTCAACCCTGCCATGATATGATTGTGTCATGTCAATGGGCAAACAACCATAAAGTTTGCTCAGAATTATTTAATCCTTCATTAACAGACGAAGGTATATGTTgttcatttaataaagtaaaaccGGATTACATATTTCGGAACCCAAAAGATTTatcagatttaaatattacctttCCAAATCCGTCTGCAAATTGGACACCTGAGAATGGATACCCGCCGAATACGCCTGCTGAATATATACCTTGGAGGCCCTGGGGTGCCGGCAATCATCTAGGATTAACTCTTGTTTTGGATGCTGAAATCgaagaatattattgttcatcaGAAGTCAGTTATGGATTCAAg GTGATGTTACACAGTCCTGTAGAAACtccaaaaatatcatcatttgGCAGTTTAATATCTCCAGGAAGAGAAACATCAATAGAAATCAACCCAACAGTAGGGATGGCTACACCAGCATTGgctgatataaaaaaagaaaaacgtcAATGTGTGTACTCAgcagaaaaacaattaagatTCTATAAAACTTATACTCAAAGAAACTGTATACTAGAATGTGAAgcaaattttacattaatgttTTGTCAATGCGTCATGTATTATATGCCAA aagacAGTTTCTCGAGGATTTGTGGAAAAAAAGATGAAGCATGTTCGGATAAAGCGAAAT tGGCAATAGAATTGCGATATAGTTCACCGTTAACGAACAtgacacaattattaaatggaaCATATTTACCGAATTGCACTTGCTTACCAGGATGCTACTGGATTGGATATAATAAAGTACATTCATCATCACCTTTAgccaatagttataaaatcaaGCCAATATATTTAGCTGGAAAAACTTCCAGTTATTTTAA aaaaaatatggcTGTAATTCACTTTTTCTTTGAAGAAACTCAATTTACTGGTTTTATGAAAGGGGAGTTGTTTGGATTTACAGAATTTTTAT ctaACACTGGAGGACTTTTAGGATTGTTCATGGGTTTTAGCTTTCTCAGTGCAGttgaagtaatatattttatttcattgcgTTTATGGTGTGCAATACCAAATAAAAAGAAAGTATCAGATCAAaagaataatcaaaaaaatatttcataa